A genome region from Glycine max cultivar Williams 82 chromosome 5, Glycine_max_v4.0, whole genome shotgun sequence includes the following:
- the LOC100817536 gene encoding protein TONSOKU isoform X1, giving the protein MDADLKSAKAAYRNAKAEGNHREEARWANVIGDILKNRGEYVQALKWLRTDYDVSLKHLPEKHLLPTCQSLGEMYLRLEHFSDALIYQKKHLELARDADDVVEQQRASTQLGRTYHELFSRSEHDHNSIRNAKKYFKSAMDLAVKLKENPPNSKSSFLKEYIDAHNNIGMLEMDLDNLHEARKILTRGLEICEEEEVAEFDDGRSRLHHNLGNVYMELRDWDKARKHIKTDIVICNRIGHVQGEAKGYINLGEVHYRTQKYEDASAYYLKALGLAKSLEDEDALVRQIEQNIKIVREAVKVMADIKKNEQSLKKLKRDIATARGTPNERKFLLQQNAVLERLVEKARMISAWEKHCEFAKEKKRIASELCDRQRLADSYLDVAESYQKLRKFNKAIKWYKKSWEMYKNIGNLEGQAMVKINIGNVYDSTENWRKALDAFQESYSIAVEADLPDVQLSALENMHYSNMIRFDDEDETRRLKLLIDKLKKSEEKEAEAKSMPEDFCSETDTEADDYLSNSGSDDLCFPKTTSRSKTLTTGEEMKNDMPLMSVYQSIKGSSKKKAGHKESLTNSTKQDEQSPSSLKNQTSDHQTVVSRKRVRVILSDDDDDDEEVECSSRKNHHCPVEDLPTYDAIKTKASPCKIQFISENGSKCTINVEESSCSYKCSSPHTATKTGRHSRSLSNDIVAEPDFRIGSKCGTDVSGKQNDISQPMLHHSQNDLQQYITCRIGNDLIHVETTLCATGDQLNIDSLKAAVACLYYLQFPTEKRSEGLLPIIEHIKCAGRDLKSLETVEHLKEVLGNSMVEASVDGWIHKCLIKMYVDGCKELSEVPNIKVLKKLYNLEVSDDEIAVSDCDLQDLSITPLINALHSQKSFAMLDLSHNLLGNGTIEKLQKVFTASGQSYGGLTLDLHCNRFGPTALFQICECSLLFARLEVLNISGNRLTDACGSYLSTILKNCTALCSLNIENCCVTSRTIQKVADALDSRSVLAHLCIGYNSPVSGNAIINLLSRLSTLKRFSELNMSGLKLGKPVVDTLCKLAGTLTLSGLILGGTGIGTEGATKLAESLLKGTEEFVKLDLSYCGLTFNFVLNTSVNFFCSVIELNLEGNPIMPEGSNALFALLVNPQCCLKVLVLKKCQLGLAGILHIIEALAENSCLEELNLADNSVPTEVSSLQYDLSVKSCSQNQEQKLDTIKVDDNEDIPVEAAASGLDDSCVSSCQRNSSPECHFTQQFSIAIGKAKNLQLLDLSNNGFSAQPAEAFYGSWATLRPLSSQKHITEQIIHFSTRGNKCCRVKPCCKKV; this is encoded by the exons ATGGACGCGGATCTGAAATCGGCGAAGGCGGCGTACCGGAATGCCAAGGCGGAGGGAAACCACCGGGAGGAGGCGCGGTGGGCCAACGTCATCGGCGACATACTCAAAAACCGAGGAGAGTACGTCCAAGCCCTCAAATGGCTCCGAACCGATTACGACGTTTCGCTCAAACATTTACCCGAAAAACATTTGCTCCCAACTTGTCAATCCCTCGGCGAAATGTATCTCCGCCTCGAACACTTCTCCGATGCCCTAATTTATCAG AAAAAGCACTTAGAGCTTGCGAGAGACGCTGACGACGTCGTTGAGCAGCAGCGGGCGAGCACGCAACTCGGTCGCACTTACCACGAGCTCTTCTCGCGATCGGAGCACGACCACAACTCGATTCGCAATGCGAAGAAGTACTTCAAGTCCGCGATGGATCTCGCGGTGAAGCTCAAGGAGAATCCTCCCAACAGCAAGTCCTCTTTTCTCAAGGAGTACATCGACGcgcacaacaacataggcatgcTGGAGATGGATCTCGACAACTTGCATGAGGCGCGGAAGATTTTAACTAGAGGATTGGAGATTTGTGAGGAAGAGGAGGTCGCTGAATTCGATGATGGCCGCAGTAGACTCCACCACAACCTTGGGAATGTGTATATGGAACTTAGGGATTGGGATAAAGCTAGGAAACACATTAAGACGGATATTGTGATTTGTAACAGAATTGGACATGTTCAAGGGGAAGCCAAGGGGTATATTAATCTTGGTGAAGTGCATTACAGGACTCAGAAGTATGAAGATGCAAGTGCTTATTACTTGAAGGCGCTTGGTTTGGCAAAGAGCTTGGAGGATGAGGATGCTTTGGTAAGGCAAATCGAGcagaatattaaaattgtgAGAGAAGCTGTTAAGGTAATGGCtgatataaagaaaaatgagcAGAGCCTTAAGAAGCTCAAAAGAGATATAGCCACTGCCAGAGGGACACCAAATGAGCGCAAATTCTTGCTGCAGCAGAATGCAGTTCTTGAGCGCCTGGTTGAGAAAGCAAGGATGATCTCTGCGTGGGAGAAG CATTGTGAATTTGcaaaggagaagaagagaatAGCAAGTGAACTCTGTGATAGGCAGAGACTGGCTGATTCATATCTGGATGTTGCAGAATCATACCAGAAACTCAGAAAATTCAACAAAGCAATCAAGTGGTACAAAAAGAGTTGGGAAATGTACAAAAATATTGGTAACTTAGAG GGGCAAGCAATGGTGAAAATTAATATTGGTAATGTTTACGATTCTACTGAAAATTGGAGAAAAGCATTGGATGCATTTCAAGAGAGCTACAG TATCGCAGTTGAAGCAGACCTTCCTGATGTGCAACTCTCTGCCTTGGAAAATATGCATTATAGCAACATGATAAGATTTGATGATGAGGATGAAACCAG GAGGTTGAAGCTTCTAATCGATAAACTGAAGAAATCAGAAGAAAAAGAGGCAGAAGCTAAAAGTATGCCGGAGGATTTTTGCTCTGAAACTGATACCGAAGCAGATGATTATCTGTCAAACAGTGGGTCTGATGATTTATGCTTTCCAAAGACAACTTCTCGATCAAAAACTCTAACTACTGgagaagaaatgaaaaatgaCATGCCTCTCATGTCAGTCTATCAGTCCATAAAAGGCTCATCCAAAAAGAAAGCAGGCCACAAAGAAAGTCTTACCAACTCTACCAAGCAAGATGAGCAGTCACCCAGTAGTCTGAAAAATCAAACCAGTGATCATCAGACGGTTGTTAGTCGTAAACGTGTCCGTGTAATTCTTTCTGAtgatgacgatgatgatgaGGAAGTGGAGTGTTCAAGCAGAAAGAATCATCATTGCCCAGTAGAGGACTTGCCCACTTATGATGCCA TTAAGACTAAAGCCAGTCCTTGTAAAATTCAG TTTATCTCAGAGAATGGATCCAAGTGTACAATAAATGTTGAAGAAAGCAGTTGTTCTTACAAATGTTCAAGTCCACATACAGCCACAAAAACTGGCAGACACTCCAGGTCTTTGAGCAATGATATAGTTGCTGAACCTGATTTTCGTATTGGCTCTAAATGTGGTACTGATGTCTCTGGCAAACAAAACGATATTTCCCAGCCCATGTTGCATCATTCCCAAAATGAC CTCCAGCAATATATTACATGCCGGATTGGGAATGATCTAATACATGTAGAAACAACCTTGTGTGCCACTGGTGATCAGTTGAACATTGACTCTTTGAAGGCTGCAGTTGCATGCTTATATTATCTACAATTTCCAACTGAAAAGAGATCAGAGG GTTTGTTGCCCATTATTGAGCATATAAAATGTGCTGGAAGAGATTTAAAATCCCTGGAAACTGTTGAACACCTGAAGGAAGTTCTGGGAAATAGCATGGTTGAAGCTTCTGTTGATG GATGGATTCACAAGTGCCTGATAAAAATGTATGTAGACGGCTGCAAGGAGTTGTCTGAGGTACCAAACATCAAGGTACTGAAGAAGCTTTACAATTTAGAG GTTTCAGATGATGAAATTGCTGTGTCTGACTGTGACCTGCAAGATTTGTCTATTACACCATTGATAAATGCACTGCATTCCCAAAAGTCATTTGCAATGCTTGATCTCTCTCACAATTTGTTAG GAAATGGAACAATCGAAAAACTTCAAAAGGTGTTCACAGCATCAGGACAATCTTATGGTGGGTTAACTCTGGATTTGCATTGCAATCGATTTGGCCCAACAGCATTGTTTCAG ATTTGTGAATGTTCACTGCTATTTGCTCGACTAGAAGTGCTTAACATTTCTGGAAACCGTCTTACTGATGCATGTGGATCTTATCTTTCAACAATCTTAAAAAACTGTACAG CTCTTTGTAGCTTGAATATAGAGAACTGTTGTGTCACATCTAGAACTATTCAAAAAGTTGCGGATGCATTGGACTCAAGATCTGTACTTGCCCATCTATGTATAG GATACAACAGCCCGGTATCTGGAAATGCTATAATTAATCTTCTGTCCAGACTTTCTACCCTGAAAAG GTTTTCTGAGTTGAATATGAGTGGTCTAAAACTAGGCAAACCAGTTGTCGATACCCTCTGCAAGCTTGCAGGGACCTTAACTTTATCAGGACTAATACTTGGGGGGACGGGTATTGGAACT GAAGGAGCAACAAAATTAGCAGAATCATTGCTCAAAGGAACTGAAGAGTTTGTGAAACTTGACCTATCATATTGTGGTCTaacatttaactttgttttaaACAccagtgttaattttttttgttctgtcATAGAGCTGAACCTGGAAGGAAATCCTATCATGCCTGAG GGCAGCAATGCTTTATTTGCTCTCCTCGTAAACCCACAGTGCTGTCTAAAAGTTCTGGTCCTTAAAAAGTGTCAACTTGGGCTTGCTGGAATTCTTCACATAATTGAGGCTCTGGCAG AGAACAGCTGCCTTGAGGAACTTAATCTTGCTGATAATTCTGTTCCAACGGAAGTTTCTTCTCTACAATATGATTTATCGGTAAAAAGCTGCTCACAAAACCAGGAGCAGAAACTTGATACTATTAAAGTTGATGATAATGAAGATATTCCAGTAGAAGCAGCTGCATCTGGACTTGACGACAGCTGTGTCAGTTCATGTCAAAGAAATTCATCTCCCGAGTGCCATTTCACGCAACAGTTTTCAATTGCTATTGGTAAGGCAAAGAACTTGCAATTACTAGACCTTAGCAATAACGGTTTTTCTGCACAACCTGCGGAAGCATTCTATGGTTCATGGGCGACTTTACGACCCCTTTCAAGTCAGAAGCACATTACTGAGCAGATTATTCACTTCTCAACGAGGGGAAATAAGTGCTGCAGAGTGAAACCTTGCTGCAAGAAAGTTTGA
- the LOC100817536 gene encoding protein TONSOKU isoform X2, translating to MDADLKSAKAAYRNAKAEGNHREEARWANVIGDILKNRGEYVQALKWLRTDYDVSLKHLPEKHLLPTCQSLGEMYLRLEHFSDALIYQKKHLELARDADDVVEQQRASTQLGRTYHELFSRSEHDHNSIRNAKKYFKSAMDLAVKLKENPPNSKSSFLKEYIDAHNNIGMLEMDLDNLHEARKILTRGLEICEEEEVAEFDDGRSRLHHNLGNVYMELRDWDKARKHIKTDIVICNRIGHVQGEAKGYINLGEVHYRTQKYEDASAYYLKALGLAKSLEDEDALVRQIEQNIKIVREAVKVMADIKKNEQSLKKLKRDIATARGTPNERKFLLQQNAVLERLVEKARMISAWEKHCEFAKEKKRIASELCDRQRLADSYLDVAESYQKLRKFNKAIKWYKKSWEMYKNIGNLEGQAMVKINIGNVYDSTENWRKALDAFQESYSIAVEADLPDVQLSALENMHYSNMIRFDDEDETRRLKLLIDKLKKSEEKEAEAKSMPEDFCSETDTEADDYLSNSGSDDLCFPKTTSRSKTLTTGEEMKNDMPLMSVYQSIKGSSKKKAGHKESLTNSTKQDEQSPSSLKNQTSDHQTVVSRKRVRVILSDDDDDDEEVECSSRKNHHCPVEDLPTYDAIKTKASPCKIQFISENGSKCTINVEESSCSYKCSSPHTATKTGRHSRSLSNDIVAEPDFRIGSKCGTDVSGKQNDISQPMLHHSQNDQYITCRIGNDLIHVETTLCATGDQLNIDSLKAAVACLYYLQFPTEKRSEGLLPIIEHIKCAGRDLKSLETVEHLKEVLGNSMVEASVDGWIHKCLIKMYVDGCKELSEVPNIKVLKKLYNLEVSDDEIAVSDCDLQDLSITPLINALHSQKSFAMLDLSHNLLGNGTIEKLQKVFTASGQSYGGLTLDLHCNRFGPTALFQICECSLLFARLEVLNISGNRLTDACGSYLSTILKNCTALCSLNIENCCVTSRTIQKVADALDSRSVLAHLCIGYNSPVSGNAIINLLSRLSTLKRFSELNMSGLKLGKPVVDTLCKLAGTLTLSGLILGGTGIGTEGATKLAESLLKGTEEFVKLDLSYCGLTFNFVLNTSVNFFCSVIELNLEGNPIMPEGSNALFALLVNPQCCLKVLVLKKCQLGLAGILHIIEALAENSCLEELNLADNSVPTEVSSLQYDLSVKSCSQNQEQKLDTIKVDDNEDIPVEAAASGLDDSCVSSCQRNSSPECHFTQQFSIAIGKAKNLQLLDLSNNGFSAQPAEAFYGSWATLRPLSSQKHITEQIIHFSTRGNKCCRVKPCCKKV from the exons ATGGACGCGGATCTGAAATCGGCGAAGGCGGCGTACCGGAATGCCAAGGCGGAGGGAAACCACCGGGAGGAGGCGCGGTGGGCCAACGTCATCGGCGACATACTCAAAAACCGAGGAGAGTACGTCCAAGCCCTCAAATGGCTCCGAACCGATTACGACGTTTCGCTCAAACATTTACCCGAAAAACATTTGCTCCCAACTTGTCAATCCCTCGGCGAAATGTATCTCCGCCTCGAACACTTCTCCGATGCCCTAATTTATCAG AAAAAGCACTTAGAGCTTGCGAGAGACGCTGACGACGTCGTTGAGCAGCAGCGGGCGAGCACGCAACTCGGTCGCACTTACCACGAGCTCTTCTCGCGATCGGAGCACGACCACAACTCGATTCGCAATGCGAAGAAGTACTTCAAGTCCGCGATGGATCTCGCGGTGAAGCTCAAGGAGAATCCTCCCAACAGCAAGTCCTCTTTTCTCAAGGAGTACATCGACGcgcacaacaacataggcatgcTGGAGATGGATCTCGACAACTTGCATGAGGCGCGGAAGATTTTAACTAGAGGATTGGAGATTTGTGAGGAAGAGGAGGTCGCTGAATTCGATGATGGCCGCAGTAGACTCCACCACAACCTTGGGAATGTGTATATGGAACTTAGGGATTGGGATAAAGCTAGGAAACACATTAAGACGGATATTGTGATTTGTAACAGAATTGGACATGTTCAAGGGGAAGCCAAGGGGTATATTAATCTTGGTGAAGTGCATTACAGGACTCAGAAGTATGAAGATGCAAGTGCTTATTACTTGAAGGCGCTTGGTTTGGCAAAGAGCTTGGAGGATGAGGATGCTTTGGTAAGGCAAATCGAGcagaatattaaaattgtgAGAGAAGCTGTTAAGGTAATGGCtgatataaagaaaaatgagcAGAGCCTTAAGAAGCTCAAAAGAGATATAGCCACTGCCAGAGGGACACCAAATGAGCGCAAATTCTTGCTGCAGCAGAATGCAGTTCTTGAGCGCCTGGTTGAGAAAGCAAGGATGATCTCTGCGTGGGAGAAG CATTGTGAATTTGcaaaggagaagaagagaatAGCAAGTGAACTCTGTGATAGGCAGAGACTGGCTGATTCATATCTGGATGTTGCAGAATCATACCAGAAACTCAGAAAATTCAACAAAGCAATCAAGTGGTACAAAAAGAGTTGGGAAATGTACAAAAATATTGGTAACTTAGAG GGGCAAGCAATGGTGAAAATTAATATTGGTAATGTTTACGATTCTACTGAAAATTGGAGAAAAGCATTGGATGCATTTCAAGAGAGCTACAG TATCGCAGTTGAAGCAGACCTTCCTGATGTGCAACTCTCTGCCTTGGAAAATATGCATTATAGCAACATGATAAGATTTGATGATGAGGATGAAACCAG GAGGTTGAAGCTTCTAATCGATAAACTGAAGAAATCAGAAGAAAAAGAGGCAGAAGCTAAAAGTATGCCGGAGGATTTTTGCTCTGAAACTGATACCGAAGCAGATGATTATCTGTCAAACAGTGGGTCTGATGATTTATGCTTTCCAAAGACAACTTCTCGATCAAAAACTCTAACTACTGgagaagaaatgaaaaatgaCATGCCTCTCATGTCAGTCTATCAGTCCATAAAAGGCTCATCCAAAAAGAAAGCAGGCCACAAAGAAAGTCTTACCAACTCTACCAAGCAAGATGAGCAGTCACCCAGTAGTCTGAAAAATCAAACCAGTGATCATCAGACGGTTGTTAGTCGTAAACGTGTCCGTGTAATTCTTTCTGAtgatgacgatgatgatgaGGAAGTGGAGTGTTCAAGCAGAAAGAATCATCATTGCCCAGTAGAGGACTTGCCCACTTATGATGCCA TTAAGACTAAAGCCAGTCCTTGTAAAATTCAG TTTATCTCAGAGAATGGATCCAAGTGTACAATAAATGTTGAAGAAAGCAGTTGTTCTTACAAATGTTCAAGTCCACATACAGCCACAAAAACTGGCAGACACTCCAGGTCTTTGAGCAATGATATAGTTGCTGAACCTGATTTTCGTATTGGCTCTAAATGTGGTACTGATGTCTCTGGCAAACAAAACGATATTTCCCAGCCCATGTTGCATCATTCCCAAAATGAC CAATATATTACATGCCGGATTGGGAATGATCTAATACATGTAGAAACAACCTTGTGTGCCACTGGTGATCAGTTGAACATTGACTCTTTGAAGGCTGCAGTTGCATGCTTATATTATCTACAATTTCCAACTGAAAAGAGATCAGAGG GTTTGTTGCCCATTATTGAGCATATAAAATGTGCTGGAAGAGATTTAAAATCCCTGGAAACTGTTGAACACCTGAAGGAAGTTCTGGGAAATAGCATGGTTGAAGCTTCTGTTGATG GATGGATTCACAAGTGCCTGATAAAAATGTATGTAGACGGCTGCAAGGAGTTGTCTGAGGTACCAAACATCAAGGTACTGAAGAAGCTTTACAATTTAGAG GTTTCAGATGATGAAATTGCTGTGTCTGACTGTGACCTGCAAGATTTGTCTATTACACCATTGATAAATGCACTGCATTCCCAAAAGTCATTTGCAATGCTTGATCTCTCTCACAATTTGTTAG GAAATGGAACAATCGAAAAACTTCAAAAGGTGTTCACAGCATCAGGACAATCTTATGGTGGGTTAACTCTGGATTTGCATTGCAATCGATTTGGCCCAACAGCATTGTTTCAG ATTTGTGAATGTTCACTGCTATTTGCTCGACTAGAAGTGCTTAACATTTCTGGAAACCGTCTTACTGATGCATGTGGATCTTATCTTTCAACAATCTTAAAAAACTGTACAG CTCTTTGTAGCTTGAATATAGAGAACTGTTGTGTCACATCTAGAACTATTCAAAAAGTTGCGGATGCATTGGACTCAAGATCTGTACTTGCCCATCTATGTATAG GATACAACAGCCCGGTATCTGGAAATGCTATAATTAATCTTCTGTCCAGACTTTCTACCCTGAAAAG GTTTTCTGAGTTGAATATGAGTGGTCTAAAACTAGGCAAACCAGTTGTCGATACCCTCTGCAAGCTTGCAGGGACCTTAACTTTATCAGGACTAATACTTGGGGGGACGGGTATTGGAACT GAAGGAGCAACAAAATTAGCAGAATCATTGCTCAAAGGAACTGAAGAGTTTGTGAAACTTGACCTATCATATTGTGGTCTaacatttaactttgttttaaACAccagtgttaattttttttgttctgtcATAGAGCTGAACCTGGAAGGAAATCCTATCATGCCTGAG GGCAGCAATGCTTTATTTGCTCTCCTCGTAAACCCACAGTGCTGTCTAAAAGTTCTGGTCCTTAAAAAGTGTCAACTTGGGCTTGCTGGAATTCTTCACATAATTGAGGCTCTGGCAG AGAACAGCTGCCTTGAGGAACTTAATCTTGCTGATAATTCTGTTCCAACGGAAGTTTCTTCTCTACAATATGATTTATCGGTAAAAAGCTGCTCACAAAACCAGGAGCAGAAACTTGATACTATTAAAGTTGATGATAATGAAGATATTCCAGTAGAAGCAGCTGCATCTGGACTTGACGACAGCTGTGTCAGTTCATGTCAAAGAAATTCATCTCCCGAGTGCCATTTCACGCAACAGTTTTCAATTGCTATTGGTAAGGCAAAGAACTTGCAATTACTAGACCTTAGCAATAACGGTTTTTCTGCACAACCTGCGGAAGCATTCTATGGTTCATGGGCGACTTTACGACCCCTTTCAAGTCAGAAGCACATTACTGAGCAGATTATTCACTTCTCAACGAGGGGAAATAAGTGCTGCAGAGTGAAACCTTGCTGCAAGAAAGTTTGA